In Chiloscyllium plagiosum isolate BGI_BamShark_2017 chromosome 50, ASM401019v2, whole genome shotgun sequence, the DNA window ACGATCATGTTCACTATTACTGCACTGACGCGGGAGAACTTAATCATGTTTTATCAGTATGTCGGGGTGCTgttgaaatgtgaaataaatggtTAGTTGCAGGGCTTGGTGCCTTTTTTTGTTTCCACTTGTGTTTAATGTTCACAAGATTCCATTCAGGATCAGAAATGGGCAGATTCCAGGAGGTAAAGGAGGATAATGTAAAGGGTACACTTTTATTGTATAAGTAAATTAAATCGATTATTGGCGCATTCTTCTATGTTTAAACTCTCTACTTTTCGTTACATATTGGCGGGCTTTTCAAATTGTAAAAAGGCGGTTGATGATTTGGCGCCGGTACTTTCCGCCCTCCTCCCCGTGCCCTCTCCGGATTGGGGAATGAGGCAGATATCTGATTGGGAATTGGAACAACATTAGGAGGGGCTGGACAATGGGACCAATCAGAAACGGCCGCCCCACCATTCCTCCCGAAGTAATAAGAGGCCGCAATGTGGGcggagtgcagcattccctctgaaAGTGCTTGTGAGATTGTGGCCATGACTGGAAGAGGAGGAAAGGGCGGTGGGAAAGGTCGCTCCAAGGCGAAATCTCGGTCGTCCCGGGCTGGCCTGCAGATCCCGGTGGGCCGTGTTCACAGGCTCATGAGAAAGGGTAACTATGCTGAACGCGTGGGTGCCGGAGCGCCGTTCTATCTGGTTGCGGTGCTGGAGTATCTGACGGCTGAAATCCTGGAGCTGGCCGGCAACGCGGCCCGGGACAACAAGAAGACCCGTATCATCCCCAGGCACCTGTCGCTGGCCGTGCGCAACGACGAGGAGCTCAACAAGCTGCTGGGAGGGGTGACCATCGCTCAGGGCGGGGTGCTGCCTAATATCCAGGCCGTGCTGCTGCCCAAGAAAACAGCTGCTGCGGGAGCCGCTAAAAAGTGAAGCGGACATTCTTGGATCTGACTGCCAAAAGGCTCTTTTAAGAGCCACTCACAGTAGCTGTGAAAGGGGCTAAACTTTCCGTCggattcatttattttccttttaatgtGGAGAGCGCTAGCCTTGTCCCGGACATCAATAAATTCCACGCTCCATTTAATTGGATATTGTTACGGTCTATGGGAAAAACAAGGGcacatgttggaaaccagagtctagatgagtgcagtgctggaaaagcacagcagttcaggcagcatccgagcagcaggaacatcgatgtttcgtgcaaaatcccttcatctgAATGTCTATGGGAGCAGAGAAATAATCGCATTTTATGATAAATTCTAAGTGTCCTAGACTACAGGATTTCTTATTGAAcggtgttaaaaatcacataacaggtttaattggaagcacactagctttcggagcgacgctccttcatcaggtgattgtggagggctcgatcgtaacagaatttatagcaaaaagctagtgtgcttccaattaaacctgttggactataacctggtgttgtgatttttaactttgtacaccccagtccaacaccggcatctccgaattattgAACGGTCACTGCCTGAATGATCTGTCTTTAGTTATAATATCTTATGAGTTTCGAATGACCCTGATCGCGTTTGACCTCACATTAGATTCACATTTCCTTTTAAGTGCATTAGGAAGAGGTGGGTTGACCCAGTGTCGCTGCAGGATATAGTAAGGAACGGTCCCTGACCCTCTGCGCTTTATTCTCTGCTCGGTTCCTATCCAGTCTTTTATCCCCTgcttctggagagagagagagagcagattgAACACCAGTGAGGCATTTTTCAGCTGTAAATGCGGGAATGGGTAAAGTGAAATTGTCCGAACGTTGCTTTTTCGATTACGAAATTAGTCAACGTGTACGTACTCATGTGTTCTCTGTAAAATTTGCTGCTCTTTTATACGTGATGGCGGGCATTTACAAATTTGAAAATAAGCCGTTGGTCTCTGCGCCATTTTCCCCCTCTTTCTCCTGCCTCCACCTCATCACAAGCCATGTTAACGCAAAGGGAGTCAATGAGGAGATAGGGTTTTTCCACAAATATCTAACCCAATACCAAAACTTTTATGTTAAAATCACACTTATTACTATATTTTTTCATAAATTTCACAATCCCTGAATGAAGGTCTCGTTAGTTGCAAATTTCACTGCCGCTGCCTGCGGTTTTTGATTTTAACTAACTTCCGATAGAAATACTAATGACACCGATGACTTTCTGCTCTCTCTGGATGAGCAACCGAACTTGTATCCGCCGTGAATCAATCGAAAGCCCGTCGAGCTAATACAGTGTACACCGATAAAATTAAAGAAGCACACTTGATCAAGATATTTTTATTTCATCCAGATTATTACTTGCCTGAAGACAATTTGTAATCACTGTCTGAACGGGCAGATGGAAAGAACGCACCATTAAGATATCCATCGGCTCCCAGAAACAAAACTGAGCCGAATATTATGCGTCGGAAATACGAATACTGCAATTTGTAACATTAAATGTCTGGgttccacaataaataaaagaCGATTCATGACATGGACAGCCAAGTACACATTGATGTTATTACTGAGACAGACAGGTAATCACGAGAGAGAAACGAAGGTTACGGGGAGCAGGCACAAGAATAAGTGGGAGAAATATCAGGCATAATCGAATGGACAAGCTGGATGGGCAGAATGCTGCTACAACATCTTACAATTACAAGTCACGATGCGATAGCGGACATGAAATAACCAGGTTGCAGAACAGTTGGCTCGATTCGCCGAATAGCATCTTAGCTACACTGTAGGAATGCTTACAATTATAAAAGCATTGGCCACGGTAAACAGCAAAAAAGTGGACCGTCCACTCGTAATGGTCTCTGCCGCACCGCAGAACACGGTATTAGGACATTTTCGGAatggaaataattttaaattacgGCATATGTGAAATAACCGACAACACTACACTAGTGTTGCGCTGCCTTCCCCGTCCTCAGGTCTCCGCTCTCTATTGGAGGGTTTGGGTGGCTCctaaaagagcctttgggttcACTGGAAAAGGGTCGTTTTTTGATCAGCCGCCGAATCCATAGAGAGTGCGGCCCTGGCGTTTCAGAGCGTACACCACATCCATAGCGGTGACCGTCTTGCGCTTGGCGTGCTCAGTGTAGGTGACCGCATCCCTGATCACATTCTCCAGGAAAACCTTCAGCACCCCGCGGGTCTCCTCGTAGATCAAGCCCGAGATGCGCTTGACCCCGCCACGGCGAGCCAGGCGCCGGATGGCTGGTTTGGTGATGCCCTGGATGTTATCACGGAGCACTTTGCGGTGCCGCTTCGCTCCGCCTTTTCCCAGGCCTTTGCCTCCTTTACCTCTTCCNNNNNNNNNNNNNNNNNNNNNNNNNNNNNNNNNNNNNNNNNNNNNNNNNNNNNNNNNNNNNNNNNNNNNNNNNNNNNNNNNNNNNNNNNNNNNNNNNNNNNNNNNNNNNNNNNNNNNNNNNNNNNNNNNNNNNNNNNNNNNNNNNNNNNNNNNNNNNNNNNNNNNNNNNNNNNNNNNNNNNNNNNNNNNNNNNNNNNNNNNNNNNNNNNNNNNNNNNNNNNNNNNNNNNNNNNNNNNNNNNNNNNNNNNNNNNNNNNNNNNNNNNNNNNNNNNNNNNNNNNNNNNNNNNNNNNNNNNNNNNNNNNNNNNNNNNNNNNNNNNNNNNNNNNNNNNNNNNNNNNNNNNNNNNNNNNNNNNNNNNNNNNNNNNNNNNNNNNNNNNNNNNNNNNNNNNNNNNNNNNNNNNNNNNNNNNNNNNNNNNNNNNNNNNNNNNNNNNNNNNNNNNNNNNNNNNNNNNNNNNNNNNNNNNNNNNNNNNNNNNNNNNNNNNNNNNNNNNNNNNNNNNNNNNNNNNNNNNNNNNNNNNNNNNNNNNNNNNNNNNNNNNNNNNNNNNNNNNNNNNNNNNNNNNNNNNNNNN includes these proteins:
- the LOC122544494 gene encoding histone H4-like — protein: MEPMWDRFLTVNRITLSCDAGRQLRSTTYNLIVNNIIEEFKGKTYIIEAARQEDDGEGKGGKGLGKGGAKRHRKVLRDNIQGITKPAIRRLARRGGVKRISGLIYEETRGVLKVFLENVIRDAVTYTEHAKRKTVTAMDVVYALKRQGRTLYGFGG
- the LOC122544577 gene encoding histone H2A-like gives rise to the protein MTGRGGKGGGKGRSKAKSRSSRAGLQIPVGRVHRLMRKGNYAERVGAGAPFYLVAVLEYLTAEILELAGNAARDNKKTRIIPRHLSLAVRNDEELNKLLGGVTIAQGGVLPNIQAVLLPKKTAAAGAAKK